In Thermodesulfobacteriota bacterium, a single genomic region encodes these proteins:
- the polA gene encoding DNA polymerase I — protein MKDEKTIYMVDGSAYIYRAYHAVRGLSNSKGLPTNAVFGFTRMLLKLIEERNPEYIGIFFDSKGPTFRHKIYKAYKANRPPMPEDLLVQLPYIKKITQGFNFPAIEMPGYEADDLIGTCAHLAEKMGFSVIMVTGDKDFMQLVTAKSIIWDPMKDKTINEKSIRETNGIEPSMMVEVMGLSGDTADNIPGVPGIGPKTALSLIQTFGSMKGLYEKVDTITKKKQHENLVKYREQAFLSRELVIINTSVPLEFDPQKFIYKQPDNAQLSKLFKDLEFSQLQKEFPQKADLSKKDYRWVHNIKELSDLVSRLKAAHIFAIDTETTSQNPMKANLVGLSFSLKADEAFYIPCAHDYADVPEQISLKEVIHFLKSVLENPDIKKVGQNIKYDWMVLERHGIHLKGVVFDTMLASYLINPSKRAHNLDQIALDFLDHKTTTYQDVVGKGKNASGFAQVPIEKAVPYACEDADITLMAYHVLDPELNKAGLRKLLEEVEMPLVPVLMRMEMNGICVDKDKLRSLSNTFEKKLNTLEKGIYEAAGEKFNIKSTQQLGHILFDKLKLPPKKKTKKKTGFSTDVGVLTELARNHELPAMILKHRTLAKLKSTYTDALLDLLHPETGRIHTSFNQTVTATGRLSSSDPNLQNIPIRTDEGREIRRAFVPRNGWHLVSADYSQIELRILAHCSEDQILIQAFMEDEDIHMRTAAEVFQVFPSFITPELRQQAKAINFGIIYGMSPFGLSKQLDISRKMANTYITNYFARYKGVKQFVDSTIENVGKTGRTSTLLGRIRLLPDINSPNKNVRRFAERTAINTPIQGSAADLIKVAMIKVDQAFREKKLKSAMLLSVHDELIFEVPPDELSMVKQLVKKIMEGVWELKVPLKVNVACGKNWAEAH, from the coding sequence ATGAAAGATGAAAAAACCATATATATGGTAGACGGAAGCGCCTATATTTACCGCGCCTATCATGCGGTCCGCGGGCTTTCCAACTCGAAGGGACTCCCCACCAATGCCGTGTTCGGGTTTACCCGCATGCTGTTAAAACTGATTGAAGAGCGAAACCCTGAATATATCGGGATCTTTTTCGATTCAAAGGGTCCGACATTCAGGCATAAAATCTACAAAGCATATAAAGCCAACCGACCGCCCATGCCGGAAGATTTGTTGGTTCAGCTTCCTTATATAAAAAAAATTACCCAGGGGTTCAATTTTCCTGCCATCGAAATGCCTGGCTATGAGGCGGATGATTTGATTGGCACCTGTGCTCATCTGGCTGAAAAAATGGGGTTTTCAGTCATCATGGTGACCGGTGATAAGGATTTCATGCAGCTGGTCACCGCCAAATCGATCATCTGGGACCCGATGAAGGATAAGACCATTAATGAAAAAAGCATCAGGGAAACAAATGGAATTGAACCTTCCATGATGGTAGAGGTTATGGGGCTTTCCGGCGATACCGCGGATAATATCCCCGGTGTACCCGGGATCGGGCCTAAAACCGCACTTTCTTTGATCCAAACCTTTGGGAGCATGAAAGGCCTGTATGAAAAAGTCGATACCATCACCAAGAAGAAACAACACGAAAACCTGGTAAAATACAGGGAACAGGCATTTTTAAGCCGTGAGCTGGTTATCATCAATACCTCGGTGCCGCTGGAATTTGACCCACAGAAATTTATCTACAAACAGCCGGATAATGCTCAGCTGTCAAAGCTGTTCAAAGACCTGGAATTTTCCCAGCTGCAAAAAGAGTTTCCTCAAAAGGCGGATTTAAGCAAAAAGGATTATCGATGGGTTCACAATATCAAAGAGCTTTCTGACCTGGTTTCCCGGCTGAAGGCCGCACACATTTTCGCCATTGATACTGAAACAACCTCGCAAAATCCGATGAAAGCAAATCTGGTGGGGTTATCATTTTCCCTCAAAGCCGATGAAGCTTTTTATATTCCCTGTGCCCACGATTATGCGGATGTACCTGAGCAGATTTCGCTGAAAGAGGTGATCCATTTTTTGAAATCGGTACTGGAAAATCCGGATATCAAAAAGGTCGGACAGAATATAAAGTATGACTGGATGGTTCTTGAACGTCATGGGATACATCTGAAGGGTGTGGTGTTTGACACCATGCTGGCATCTTACTTGATTAACCCGTCCAAAAGGGCCCACAACCTGGATCAGATTGCCCTCGATTTTCTGGATCATAAAACAACCACCTACCAGGATGTGGTTGGGAAAGGAAAAAATGCCTCCGGTTTTGCCCAGGTTCCCATAGAAAAAGCAGTCCCCTATGCATGTGAAGATGCCGATATTACCCTTATGGCTTACCATGTTTTGGATCCCGAGCTAAACAAGGCGGGCCTAAGAAAACTTCTTGAGGAAGTTGAAATGCCCCTGGTGCCTGTGTTGATGCGCATGGAGATGAACGGAATATGTGTGGACAAAGATAAGCTTCGCAGCCTGTCAAATACATTTGAAAAAAAGCTCAACACACTGGAGAAAGGCATATATGAGGCTGCGGGGGAAAAATTCAACATCAAATCCACCCAGCAGCTGGGGCATATTCTTTTTGATAAGCTTAAACTGCCGCCGAAGAAGAAAACCAAAAAAAAGACCGGTTTTTCCACCGACGTGGGTGTTTTGACCGAACTGGCCCGAAATCATGAGCTTCCCGCGATGATACTTAAACACAGAACTCTGGCCAAACTCAAATCGACCTATACGGACGCGTTGCTTGATTTGCTACATCCGGAGACCGGTCGCATCCACACCTCATTTAATCAAACGGTTACCGCTACAGGACGCCTGAGCAGCTCGGACCCCAATCTGCAGAATATTCCCATACGAACCGATGAGGGAAGGGAAATCCGCAGGGCGTTTGTTCCAAGAAATGGATGGCACCTGGTTTCGGCCGATTATTCCCAGATAGAGCTCAGAATTTTGGCCCACTGTTCCGAAGATCAAATCCTGATTCAGGCGTTTATGGAAGATGAAGATATACACATGCGAACCGCCGCTGAGGTGTTTCAGGTTTTTCCCTCGTTTATTACTCCGGAACTCAGGCAGCAGGCCAAAGCGATCAATTTTGGCATCATATACGGTATGAGCCCCTTTGGCCTTTCCAAGCAGCTTGATATAAGCAGAAAAATGGCCAATACTTACATCACCAATTACTTTGCCAGGTATAAAGGAGTTAAACAGTTTGTGGACAGTACCATCGAAAATGTCGGTAAAACGGGCAGGACAAGTACGTTGCTGGGACGGATACGGCTATTGCCGGACATCAACAGCCCCAATAAAAACGTTCGGCGGTTTGCCGAGCGAACAGCCATAAACACACCGATTCAGGGATCTGCGGCCGACCTGATTAAAGTGGCCATGATCAAAGTGGACCAGGCATTTAGAGAAAAAAAATTGAAATCCGCCATGCTTTTGTCTGTACACGATGAACTTATTTTCGAAGTACCGCCCGACGAACTCAGTATGGTAAAACAGCTGGTAAAAAAAATTATGGAAGGAGTCTGGGAGCTTAAGGTGCCCCTGAAGGTAAACGTGGCATGTGGGAAAAACTGGGCGGAAGCGCATTAG